GCGCCGTGATCCTCGGCTGGTACATCTGGTCTGGGCAAGGCGTGCTGAAGCCCTCGGCACTGCCGCCCAGCCTGTCCGTGGGGCCGGCGCTCGACATCCTGCGCATCGGTGCGGCCTCCACCGTCAATGCCTTCTCGACCAATGTCACGGTGGCAGCGACGCTCTCGCTGGTCAGCGCGGTGAACCCGGCCCTCGTGGCGGGCTATGGCGCCGGCGTGCGGCTGGAATATCTGCTGGTGCCGCTCGTCTTCGGTATCGGCGCCCCGGCCGCGGCCATGGCGGGCGCGAGCATGGGCGCGGGCAATCTCCGGCGTGCCGGGCAGGTGGCCTGGGTCGCTGCCGGCATGGCGGCTCTCATCACCGAGGCCATCGGCCTTGGCGCGGCCCTTGCGCCTGAGCCCTGGATCCGCCTGTTCTCCACCGAGCCGGATATCGTGGCGGGCGGCGCGGCCTATCTTCGGGCCGTGGGGCCAGCTTACGGCTTCTTCGGTGCCGGCTTCGCGCTCTATTTCGCCTCGCAGGGGGCGGGCCGCATCGGCATTCCGCTTATCGCCGCCATCCTGCGCGTCGCCGTCACGGTGGGGCTCGGCCGCCTGGCCATGCAGGCTTTCGGAACCGGCGGTCTCTATCTCGCCCTTGCCTCGGGTCTTGCCCTCTATGCGGCCACCAACGCACTCGCGGTCCGCCTATGGTCGCGGCGGGCGCCGAGGGCGGCACGGTCGCCGGTGCCGGAGGCCTAGAAATCCTGATCCTGGCCGTCCGCTTGTGGCGCGGCAGGCTCTGGATGGCATCGCCCCTCATCGGCACATGGCTTGTGTTCGCAACCATGGCGCATCAGGCCCGAGCGCGACGCGGTCCGGGACCGCGTGGAGCAGGCATTCCCCCGCGACTTTTCCCGCATCACCACCCGCGTCTCGCCGCTGGAGCTGGGGCCACCGGTGGGCTGGCCGCTCAAGTTCCGCGTCACCGGGCCGGACGATGCGAAGGTGCGCGAGATCGCCACGCGGGTCGATGCCGACGGCCGGACACGCGACGTCAACATGCCGGCGGGCGAGCCGCAGCGCGGGATCATGGTGGAGGTGAACCAGGTAGAGGCGCGGGCGCTCAGCATCAGTTCAGAGACCATCGCCTCCACCATCGCCGCCCGTGCGTCACTGCGGAAACAGCTCCACGTGGGTCTCGCCCGTGCGGCCGAAATAGACCGCGCGCCGGCCGCTGAACGAGACGAGGTAGCCGGCACAGCCGGCGGCCTTCGCTTTCCGGCAGAAGCCCTTGTAGCTGTAGCCCGGCGCGCGGGACTGGGCCTCCCTGATGGCCTCCAGCAGGTCTGCCGTATTAAAATGCTCCTCAACAGGCGTCGGCTCGGTGGCGATGGCAAGTTCGATGCTCTCGCCGGAGGGCAGATAATAGAGCGCCGAGCCGCGGCGGAAATCGATCGCGTAGCTTTCGAAGCCCGCGCCAATGAGCTTGCCGACGATGTCCGGGAAGGCCATGGCATCGGTCTCGGCGGCCTCCAGGCACGCACGGGCGCACGTCGTCTGTTCCGCGTTCATGCCGAAGGCCTTTCGTGTCCTCGGGTGATGGGTGAAAGCGGATTATGCCAGTGGCATCGCCTTCAGCCCGCGCTTGAGGGCGATGGTCTTGAGCAAACCCTCCAGCGCAGCACGCTCCTCGCGCGTCAGATGCCCGAAGAAGGCAGCATCGTTGGTATCGGCATGGGCCGCGAGCCGCGGCACGAGGTCCCGTCCGGCGGGGGTGAGGGCGAGCAGATGCGCGCGGGCGTCATCCGCGCGATCCTCGCGGACGACGAGCTGCTTGCGGATCAGCCGATCCGCGAGTTTGCTGATGGCGCCGCGGGTAAGGCCCATCGTGTCCGCAAGGCGGCTGGGGCCAAGGGAGGGCACGCCATACAGCTCTCGCAGCAGCACCCATTCCGCCACCGTCACACCCTCCGCTTCCAGCTTCCGGGCGAAGGCATGGGAGACGTGATTGGACACCAGCCGGAGCCAATAGCCGAGGTGTGACGTCAGATCGGCAACCGGCGCAGCTTCCAGCATCGCATCCTCTTTGTTGACTAGGAAACTAGATGAAGAATATTTCCTAGTCAACAAAATGCTGAGCGCACATGCACTGCCCGGCGAGGGGCCGAGGCCCGTTGGCGTCCGGCGATGACGCGCCCGGTCATGTCCCGATCTTGCGTGTCTATGTCCGAGACGTTGCCGGGGAGTCCTGTATTCATAGGCGCACCTAAATATCACGGGTGCATTCCGATGACCCTCACAGATCACGAACACAGCCGCCGGGCATTCCTGGCGGGAGCGGCTGGTATTTCCGCCATGGCGCTGCTCCCCATCGGTGCTGATGCTGCAACTCCACCCAAGACGACAAATCCGAAAGGAACAGAAATCATGACTTCCGCTTACGTTACGACCAAGGACGGCGTCGAGATCTTCTATAAGGACTGGGGTCCGAAGACCGCGCAGCCCATTGTTTTTCATCACGGATGGCCCCTGTCCTCGGACGATTGGGACGCCCAGATGCTGTTCTTCGTGAACCAGGGCTACCGCGTCATCGCCCACGACCGGCGCGGCCATGGCCGTTCCTCGCAGGTCAGCGAAGGGCATGACCTCGACCATTATGCCGCCGATGCCTCCGCTGTCGCCGAGGCGCTGGACCTGCGCAACGCCGTCCACATCGGCCATTCCACGGGCGGTGGTGAGGTCGCGCGTTATGTGGCCAAGTTCGGCCAGCCGCAGGGGCGCGTCGCCAAGGCCGTTCTCGTGGCCGCCATTCCCCCGCTGATGCTGAAGACGCCGGCCAATCCGGAAGGGACGCCCATCGAGGTGTTCGACGGCTTCCGCGCCGCGCTCGCCGCAAACCGCTCGCAGTTCTTCCTCGACGTTCCCACCGGCCCCTTCTACGGCTTCAATCGTCCCGGCGTGACGCCCATTCCCGGAGCCATCCAGAACTGGTGGCGGCAGGGCATGATGGGCTCCGCCAAGGCCCATTACGATGGCATCAAGGCCTTCTCCGAGACCGACCAGACCGAGGATCTGAAGACCATCACCGTGCCGACCCTGGTCATGCACGGCGACGACGACCAGGTCGTGCCCTATCAGGACGCCGCGGTGAAGGCGGTCAAGCTGCTGAAGCACGGCACGCTGAAGATCTACAAGGGCTATCCCCACGGCATGCTCACCACCCATGCCGATGTGCTCAATCCCGATCTCCTCGCCTTCGTGAAGGGCTGATCAACGGACGGCGGCGCCATGCCGGAGTGCCGCCGTCTCCGAACGCGACTGGCAATTGACCTCATGTGGAATGGGGAAGGATGACGCATGTCCAAAAGCCTTGAACTCGCGCCGACCCTGTATGTGGAAGCGGCCGGAATCCGCTTTGCCTATCGGCGGCTGGGACCGGACAGCGGGGTGCCCCTCGTGCTGCTCCAGCATTTCACCGGCACCATGGATGCGTGGGACCCGGCGGTGGTCAATGCCCTGGCGCAGGACCGGCCGGTGATCGCGTTCGATAATACGGGCGTCGGGTCTTCCTCCGGCGAGACGCCGGATACGGTGGAGCAGCAGGCGGCGGACGCGGAAGCGTTCATCGTGGCTCTCGGCCTGAGGGAGGTGGATCTCCTTGGCTTCTCGCTCGGCGGGTTTCTGGTGCAGGTCATGGCTGGGCGTAACGCCGTGAAGGTTCGCCGCATCATCCTTGCCGGCACCGCCCCGCGGGGAGGCGAGGAGCATCTGCTCCAGGTGGTCGACGAGGCCTTCGCCCGCAACGCCCGCGATGTGCGGCTGCCGCTGTTCTTCACGCCGTCCGACGCCAGCCAGGCCGCCGGTGCTGCCTTCGTCGACCGCGCGATGCTGCGGCAGGCGGATCGCGATCCCGACCGCGGCGAGGCGGTCAGCACGCCTCAGGCCCAGGCGATCATCCGCTGGTGCGCGGAAGCGGACGGGCACGCGACGCTCCGGGCAATCCGGCAGCCGACGCTCATCGTTCATGGCAGCGACGACACCATGTTTCCGTCCATCAATGCCTACGAGATGTTCAAGAACATGAGCAGCGCGACGCTCATTCTCTACCCCGATTCCGCCCACGGCGCCCTGTTTCAGTATCCCGAAACATTCGTATCCCACGTCAAGACGTTCCTTGACGCCTGATGCCAGACAAGAACTGAGAGGATAGGCTTATGGATCCGCTGGCTCAAAAGATCATCGCCGCCCATGGCGGGCTCGACCGGTGGCGTACCTTCACCCAGCTGAGCGCTCATCTGCGCCAGGGCGGCGTCCTGTGGCCGCTGAAGGGCCACGCCGGAACCCTCGACGAAACGAATGTCACCGTCGGCCTCGGGACGGAATGGGCCTCGCACGCGCCTTTCGGGCCGGACGGGAACGTGACCCGTTTCGAGCCGGGGAAGGTGGAGATCCGCGATGCCGCTGGAACGCTCCTCAAGCAGTTGGCCGAGCCGCGTGCGTCCTTCGCGGGCCATACCCTCGAGACGCCGTGGACCGAGCCGCAGCTGGCCTATTTCGCCGGCATCGCCATGTGGACCTATCTGAACATGCCTTTCCTGCTCGCGGCGCCCGGCGTCGTCAGCAGGTCCCTGGGGCCGTGGGAGGAGAAGGGCGAGGTCTGGCAGAAGCTTGAGGTGACGTTCCCGCGCGATATCGCGACCCACAGCACCGTGCAGACGCTCTATGTGGATGATGCGGGCCTTCTGAAGCGCCACGATTACGATGTGGAGATCGCCGGCAACACGCCGGGCGCCCATTATATCGGCGGTTATGTGGAGGTTCAGGGCCTGAAGTTTCCGACGCAGCGGCGCATTTTCCCCCGCCAGGCGGACGGTACGTCTCTGCCGGAGCCGCTGGTGGTTTCCATCGATCTCTCGGACATCCGCCTGAACTGATCGGGCCGTCACCCTCGGGTGCGTCACGAGCAAGGTGCCGCGGCAGGAATGCCGCGGCGCCTTCGACGTTCAGGGCCGTGTTACATCGCCGGCGGATGCGCTCAGGACGCCACTTGGGAGGTGCGGTAGCGATCGAGGGCGATGGCCACGACTTCGGTCAGGGCAGCCACCGCGCCGATGGGCCAGACCACGCCGGCTCCGATGATGCCGGCGCCCATGGCGGAACCGATGGAGAAGCCGAGATACATGGTGGAGGTGTTGAGTGCGAGCGCCACCGAGGCTTCGGAGGCCGGGCCGGCCGCGATCAGCCGGGCCATCTGGGCCGGAAACAGCGACCAGACGCTGAAGCCCCACAAAGCGATGGCCGCCAGCACGGGCAGCAGGGCCTGCGCGGGCGAGAGAAGCACGGACAGGGCCATCACCGCGAAGGCCGCTGCGAGCGCGATCAGCGATCCCAGCACCACGCGGTCCGATCCGAGGCGATCGTTCAGCGTGCCGCCGACGGAGACGCCAAGCGCCGCCGCGATGCCCCACATGGACACGGTGGCGCTGATGCCGGTGGGGCCGAAACCGAGCACGGCGGTCAGATAGGGGGCAATATAGGGATAGGCCGTGTAGGCGCCCATCGCCCAGAACAGGCTGATGCCCAGCAGCCGCAGGATCGAAGTCTGCCGCACCACCCTGAGGCGCTGCGAGAGGCTTGCAACGGCAACACCGGCACCCGCATCCGACCGCACGCCGAGCAGAATGCCGATGATGGCGGTGAGCCCCATGGCGGCCACGGCGAGAAAGGTTGCGCGCCAGCCGAAGGCATGCCCGACGACCGCGCCCAGCGGCAGGCCGAGCGCGATGGCGATGGTCATGCCGCCGCTGACGATGGCGAGGGCGCGGCCCCGCTTGATCTCCGGAACGATGACGCCGGCGAGGGAATTGGCGCCGGGCACGTAGAGACCCGAAGCCACCGCCATCAGGATGCGGGCCATCATGAGCGTCGCGAAGGAGGAGGAAAAGGCGGCGATGAGATTGCCGGCCGTGAAGATGGCCATGGCCAGCAGCAGCGTGTCCCGTCGGCGCAGCCGGGCGGTGAGGACGGTGGAGATCGGAGAGCTTACTGCCAGAAGAAGCGTGAAGACCACGATGAGCGTCGCCGTGGCGGAGATGCTCATCTTCAGGTCCGCCGCGATGGTCGGCAGCAGCGGAGCGATCATGAAGCCTTCGGTGCCGATCGCAAACGTGCCGAGCGCCAGGAAGGCGGGCGGCAGGAGCGAGCCTGAGGCTTCGTGGGGGATGCCGGCCGCGGCCGAGCCGGTGGATGTATTTTCCGTCGTTGACATGGATGTGGGCTCCGGGCGGTCTCGCCGATGCGGAGCCTCACCGCGCCCCGGCCAGGCCTGGCAGGCGGGATGATGCACCGACACCGGCCCCTGCATGCGCGCTGGAACGCGGCCCGCTTCGATGGAGGCCATCGTGCGGAACGGTGTCCTTTCATGGGGATGGAAGACATCGCCCGGCCGGCCTGCATCGCACGCCGGCCGGCACGTGCTCCAGGCGCGGATGCCGGTCGAGACTGATTCAGCGATCAGGCCGTCTCGGCCTGATCGGGTCGGGTGGCAGCTTCGCCGGGAACCTGAGTTTCACGAACGCCAAATGAGCGGAGATTCCGGCCATGCCCACTGTTGGACAGGGCTGCGCGACCCGTCACTCGTCA
The Azorhizobium caulinodans ORS 571 genome window above contains:
- a CDS encoding MATE family efflux transporter — encoded protein: MDARTRLLLEAPPGRTILRLAWPNVLVMAAQAAVGLIETYFVAKLGADALAGMSLVFPVLMLLQMVSAGAVGGAVLSAVARALGADDRRRVNQVVWTSVLLTLGLSGATTVGVILGGPWLYAVMGGTGGGLAAALTYSGIVFVGAVPLWLFNTFAAMIRGTGNMLVPALVIVGGALVLIPLSPMLIFGVGPFPQLGVAGGAVAVLGYYVAGAVILGWYIWSGQGVLKPSALPPSLSVGPALDILRIGAASTVNAFSTNVTVAATLSLVSAVNPALVAGYGAGVRLEYLLVPLVFGIGAPAAAMAGASMGAGNLRRAGQVAWVAAGMAALITEAIGLGAALAPEPWIRLFSTEPDIVAGGAAYLRAVGPAYGFFGAGFALYFASQGAGRIGIPLIAAILRVAVTVGLGRLAMQAFGTGGLYLALASGLALYAATNALAVRLWSRRAPRAARSPVPEA
- a CDS encoding DUF1398 domain-containing protein, which gives rise to MNAEQTTCARACLEAAETDAMAFPDIVGKLIGAGFESYAIDFRRGSALYYLPSGESIELAIATEPTPVEEHFNTADLLEAIREAQSRAPGYSYKGFCRKAKAAGCAGYLVSFSGRRAVYFGRTGETHVELFPQ
- a CDS encoding MarR family winged helix-turn-helix transcriptional regulator is translated as MLEAAPVADLTSHLGYWLRLVSNHVSHAFARKLEAEGVTVAEWVLLRELYGVPSLGPSRLADTMGLTRGAISKLADRLIRKQLVVREDRADDARAHLLALTPAGRDLVPRLAAHADTNDAAFFGHLTREERAALEGLLKTIALKRGLKAMPLA
- a CDS encoding alpha/beta fold hydrolase, giving the protein MTSAYVTTKDGVEIFYKDWGPKTAQPIVFHHGWPLSSDDWDAQMLFFVNQGYRVIAHDRRGHGRSSQVSEGHDLDHYAADASAVAEALDLRNAVHIGHSTGGGEVARYVAKFGQPQGRVAKAVLVAAIPPLMLKTPANPEGTPIEVFDGFRAALAANRSQFFLDVPTGPFYGFNRPGVTPIPGAIQNWWRQGMMGSAKAHYDGIKAFSETDQTEDLKTITVPTLVMHGDDDQVVPYQDAAVKAVKLLKHGTLKIYKGYPHGMLTTHADVLNPDLLAFVKG
- a CDS encoding alpha/beta fold hydrolase; amino-acid sequence: MSKSLELAPTLYVEAAGIRFAYRRLGPDSGVPLVLLQHFTGTMDAWDPAVVNALAQDRPVIAFDNTGVGSSSGETPDTVEQQAADAEAFIVALGLREVDLLGFSLGGFLVQVMAGRNAVKVRRIILAGTAPRGGEEHLLQVVDEAFARNARDVRLPLFFTPSDASQAAGAAFVDRAMLRQADRDPDRGEAVSTPQAQAIIRWCAEADGHATLRAIRQPTLIVHGSDDTMFPSINAYEMFKNMSSATLILYPDSAHGALFQYPETFVSHVKTFLDA
- a CDS encoding MFS transporter, which codes for MSTTENTSTGSAAAGIPHEASGSLLPPAFLALGTFAIGTEGFMIAPLLPTIAADLKMSISATATLIVVFTLLLAVSSPISTVLTARLRRRDTLLLAMAIFTAGNLIAAFSSSFATLMMARILMAVASGLYVPGANSLAGVIVPEIKRGRALAIVSGGMTIAIALGLPLGAVVGHAFGWRATFLAVAAMGLTAIIGILLGVRSDAGAGVAVASLSQRLRVVRQTSILRLLGISLFWAMGAYTAYPYIAPYLTAVLGFGPTGISATVSMWGIAAALGVSVGGTLNDRLGSDRVVLGSLIALAAAFAVMALSVLLSPAQALLPVLAAIALWGFSVWSLFPAQMARLIAAGPASEASVALALNTSTMYLGFSIGSAMGAGIIGAGVVWPIGAVAALTEVVAIALDRYRTSQVAS